One window of Chamaesiphon minutus PCC 6605 genomic DNA carries:
- a CDS encoding HEAT repeat domain-containing protein → MLAIALSRFIKLLPILFLTSTISSESISLPLLPRVRIAAASSIAQSQTDRATEIDRLIQHFKSKDLYVRSKATKALGKIGVVAIPKLLPLLKDNNANVRSSAAEAIGYMGASSKIAIPNLLPLFRDKDETVRLYAAGAVGKMGAVAIPKLMPLLKDNDANARSSAAFALRSVGESGKVAIPTLILLLRDNNPNVRVQAQYALGDLGAVALPSLIPLLKDRDKNLQIGAMNALMQMREVGKAAIPDLLPLIKDKDEKISRSALSTLTSMRASAMPSLIPLLKDNDPEIRAQVAGSLAMMVYQGVSVKAAIPDLIPLLKDRNTSVRIGAISAFAMIAMSGESTTAAIPNLLPLLKDEDKNVRIGAVAALGNMGEPAKAAVPDLILLLQDKEIRWRAIDALGNIGEAAKSAIPQLIPLLKDEDGMIRSRAESALGKIGYKR, encoded by the coding sequence ATGCTAGCGATCGCACTTTCTAGATTCATCAAATTGCTACCAATTCTGTTCTTAACTTCCACAATTTCGAGCGAATCTATCTCCTTACCATTATTACCTCGCGTTCGCATAGCGGCTGCTAGCAGCATCGCCCAAAGCCAGACAGATCGAGCAACAGAAATCGATCGACTCATCCAACACTTTAAGAGTAAAGATCTCTACGTGCGATCGAAGGCAACAAAAGCACTAGGAAAGATCGGAGTAGTAGCCATCCCAAAATTGCTACCACTGCTTAAAGATAACAATGCAAACGTGCGATCGAGTGCAGCAGAAGCAATCGGATACATGGGAGCATCTAGCAAAATAGCCATACCCAATCTGCTCCCACTATTTAGAGATAAAGATGAAACCGTGCGACTTTATGCCGCAGGAGCAGTAGGCAAGATGGGAGCGGTAGCCATCCCAAAACTGATGCCACTACTCAAAGATAACGATGCAAACGCTCGATCGAGTGCAGCATTCGCACTAAGATCTGTGGGAGAAAGTGGCAAAGTAGCCATACCCACTCTCATCCTACTGCTGAGAGATAACAATCCAAATGTGCGAGTACAGGCGCAATACGCATTAGGCGATCTCGGAGCAGTCGCCCTACCTAGCTTGATTCCATTACTCAAAGATCGAGACAAAAACTTGCAAATTGGTGCTATGAACGCACTAATGCAGATGAGAGAAGTGGGCAAAGCAGCCATCCCCGATCTGCTTCCCCTAATCAAGGATAAGGATGAAAAAATAAGTCGTTCTGCCCTATCAACACTGACGAGTATGAGAGCATCGGCAATGCCCAGCCTGATTCCATTACTCAAAGATAACGATCCAGAGATTCGAGCGCAGGTAGCAGGATCGCTAGCAATGATGGTGTACCAGGGAGTATCGGTTAAAGCAGCAATACCCGATCTGATTCCCTTACTAAAAGATCGGAATACAAGCGTGCGGATTGGTGCTATAAGTGCATTTGCAATGATAGCAATGTCAGGAGAATCAACCACAGCAGCCATCCCCAATCTGCTCCCACTGCTCAAGGATGAGGATAAAAATGTGCGCATTGGTGCTGTAGCTGCACTAGGAAACATGGGAGAGCCAGCCAAGGCAGCAGTACCCGATCTGATTCTACTACTTCAGGATAAAGAGATCCGATGGCGGGCGATCGATGCGCTGGGAAACATTGGCGAAGCAGCTAAATCGGCCATCCCCCAGTTAATTCCACTGCTTAAGGATGAGGATGGAATGATAAGATCTCGTGCCGAATCCGCACTGGGAAAAATCGGATACAAACGCTAA
- a CDS encoding cytochrome P450 → MSAEQKFMVMNNNLKSADLMPGSYGLPIIGELISFLTKREEFYWQKHQANGNIFKSSSLIFGKTACLAGPDANRLVFKDAADKLSSRLGNKLLEPISADSVLLKDGEAHRTNRKLILPVFHQQAIAGYFDTIQSVVTEAIADWGERGTIDLSAELHKLTLTVVVKIFLGSESTAEVQQVSEWFNTLVDSVSGVIRWDSPLTSYGRGQAARRKIADYILQVIAERAARGDLDRSTDVLSLLVNTIDEDGNKFTETQIIDQVMAFLFAGHDTTSTLMSWLLFELGNSPAWRQRLRDEQQQVMGTEPISMTHLRQLPDMTNVIKEGERLYPPAFLIARVALADIEYAGYLIPAGWFIFISPMLTHRLPEIYQNPDTFDPDRFAPPREEDKKYPYSLIGFGGGAHICIGVELAQMEMKIILSTLLQKYDWTVTPTTAEIAPVRRPFTMQKRLKATLVPLRSP, encoded by the coding sequence ATGTCCGCCGAGCAAAAATTTATGGTGATGAATAATAACCTCAAGTCTGCCGATCTGATGCCTGGTAGCTATGGATTGCCGATTATCGGCGAACTGATTAGTTTTCTCACCAAGCGCGAAGAATTTTATTGGCAAAAACACCAAGCTAATGGCAATATTTTCAAATCATCATCGCTCATCTTTGGCAAAACAGCATGTCTAGCCGGGCCAGATGCCAATCGGCTGGTATTCAAAGATGCAGCCGACAAGCTATCATCGCGGTTGGGTAATAAATTATTAGAACCGATCTCGGCGGATAGCGTGTTGCTCAAAGATGGCGAAGCACATCGCACGAATCGGAAACTAATTTTGCCTGTATTTCATCAACAGGCGATCGCAGGTTATTTTGACACGATTCAGTCAGTTGTCACCGAGGCAATAGCGGACTGGGGCGAACGCGGTACGATCGATCTGAGTGCGGAACTCCACAAACTGACGCTGACTGTTGTGGTGAAGATTTTTTTAGGTAGCGAAAGTACCGCAGAAGTCCAGCAAGTGAGCGAGTGGTTTAATACCCTAGTCGATAGCGTATCTGGAGTCATCCGCTGGGACAGTCCCCTGACTAGCTACGGTCGCGGACAGGCCGCACGTCGTAAGATTGCTGACTATATTCTCCAAGTTATCGCCGAACGAGCCGCACGGGGCGATTTAGACAGGTCTACAGATGTACTCAGTTTGCTAGTAAATACGATCGATGAAGATGGTAATAAATTTACCGAAACGCAGATAATCGACCAAGTGATGGCGTTTCTCTTTGCCGGACACGATACCACATCGACGCTGATGAGTTGGTTGTTATTTGAACTGGGTAATAGTCCCGCATGGCGACAAAGATTGCGCGACGAGCAGCAGCAAGTGATGGGTACAGAACCGATTTCAATGACTCATCTGCGGCAATTGCCCGACATGACAAATGTTATCAAAGAAGGCGAACGCCTTTATCCACCAGCTTTTCTCATTGCCCGCGTGGCGTTAGCAGATATCGAATATGCTGGTTATTTAATTCCCGCTGGTTGGTTTATCTTTATCTCCCCGATGCTAACTCATCGCCTGCCAGAAATTTATCAAAATCCCGATACGTTCGATCCCGACAGATTCGCGCCACCGCGCGAGGAAGATAAAAAATATCCTTACTCTCTAATCGGGTTTGGTGGTGGCGCACATATTTGCATCGGCGTGGAACTCGCCCAAATGGAGATGAAAATAATTCTCTCGACACTGCTGCAAAAATATGACTGGACGGTAACACCTACAACCGCCGAAATTGCCCCCGTGCGCCGCCCATTTACGATGCAGAAGCGATTAAAAGCAACACTCGTGCCATTGCGATCGCCATAA
- a CDS encoding acyl-CoA thioesterase, which yields MSQSEQRKPFEIELHLPVKTYDIDFAGIVSNIVYVRWLEDLRLEMLGSFFPLQDQVTNGFAPIVLQTTIDYKQSIQMHDRPIGKMWMESLASLRWVVGAEILLAGKVSAIAQQTGIFVNLETKKPIRIPDRLQQQYNESRSN from the coding sequence ATGAGCCAGAGCGAACAGCGCAAACCATTTGAGATCGAACTACACTTACCTGTCAAAACTTATGATATTGACTTTGCAGGAATTGTCAGCAACATTGTCTACGTGCGCTGGCTAGAAGATCTGCGCCTCGAAATGCTCGGTAGCTTTTTCCCGCTTCAGGATCAAGTCACAAATGGATTTGCCCCAATTGTCTTGCAAACGACGATCGACTACAAGCAATCCATTCAAATGCACGATCGACCGATCGGGAAAATGTGGATGGAATCGCTCGCATCATTGCGTTGGGTAGTTGGCGCAGAAATTTTGTTAGCAGGAAAAGTCTCGGCGATCGCCCAGCAGACGGGTATTTTTGTCAATCTGGAAACCAAAAAACCGATCCGCATTCCCGATCGTTTGCAACAGCAATATAATGAGTCTCGATCTAATTAA
- a CDS encoding PQQ-binding-like beta-propeller repeat protein, producing the protein MQFLRANWWKLTLLGGAVAVASWGGWGYADQRRPTLIALNTNTGKLAWVYPLADDFGYSKGPIAGNGKVVLDGCIKTADKNCGAYQIQTFDARSGKLLWRDRPTGEYEPYEIASNQSAVIQNDRLYHQLENQLRSIDLATGTQQWQIPRRWFSRNGIWFGMGLVARSDKLAMLELGNRQRSLQILDPKTGKLQQQATITIPKLESTRHIIATNDRTLFLETSGLVSADTPNTFYDRGTSAVTAYNSKTLQPRFRTDIKSSGIFQMEPIGNILLLGNYNDYDPKTEGAALMAIDANTGKTIWQKTRSQIDCHSWSGNEYQVDADTVYFDCNRDGEYNLEDRSRIVALSTQTGAVRWQTQLSADSSIRHLPAAMTARQYLTFRRVTKAKADRTQVVALDRQTGKLLWAFPLFDDEGKYRGFRAIVAAEDDRFFALNLLPRWQVWLLQMDLSWYINQPIAN; encoded by the coding sequence ATGCAGTTTCTGAGAGCTAACTGGTGGAAATTAACGTTGTTGGGCGGGGCTGTCGCTGTGGCAAGTTGGGGCGGCTGGGGCTACGCCGACCAGCGCAGACCGACACTGATTGCTCTCAATACGAATACGGGCAAGCTAGCATGGGTGTACCCGCTCGCAGATGACTTCGGTTATAGCAAAGGCCCGATCGCAGGCAATGGCAAAGTCGTACTCGATGGTTGCATAAAAACGGCTGATAAAAACTGTGGAGCCTATCAAATCCAGACGTTTGATGCTCGATCTGGCAAGCTACTGTGGCGCGATCGACCTACTGGGGAATACGAGCCATACGAAATTGCCTCAAATCAATCCGCTGTTATTCAAAACGATCGACTCTATCATCAGCTTGAGAATCAATTGCGCTCGATCGATTTGGCAACGGGAACACAGCAATGGCAGATCCCACGGCGGTGGTTTTCTAGGAATGGTATCTGGTTTGGAATGGGCTTAGTCGCTCGATCGGATAAATTAGCGATGCTGGAGCTTGGCAATCGCCAGCGATCTCTCCAAATCCTCGATCCCAAAACAGGCAAGCTGCAACAGCAAGCAACCATTACAATACCCAAACTCGAAAGTACGCGCCACATCATCGCGACTAACGATCGCACTCTGTTTCTTGAAACTTCTGGATTAGTGTCAGCAGATACTCCGAACACATTTTACGATCGTGGCACATCTGCCGTCACTGCTTACAACAGCAAAACTCTCCAGCCGCGCTTCCGCACAGACATTAAGAGTAGTGGTATTTTTCAGATGGAACCAATCGGAAATATCTTGCTACTTGGCAACTACAACGACTACGATCCCAAGACGGAAGGGGCCGCACTGATGGCGATCGATGCCAATACAGGAAAGACGATCTGGCAAAAAACGCGCAGCCAAATCGACTGTCATAGTTGGAGTGGAAATGAGTATCAAGTAGATGCGGATACTGTTTATTTCGACTGCAACCGCGATGGTGAATACAATCTAGAGGATCGGAGCCGAATTGTGGCGCTCTCTACACAAACCGGAGCGGTCCGATGGCAAACACAACTCAGTGCTGATTCCTCAATCCGACATTTGCCCGCTGCGATGACCGCTCGACAATACCTCACCTTCCGCAGGGTAACTAAGGCAAAGGCAGATCGAACTCAAGTAGTTGCGCTCGATCGCCAAACTGGGAAACTGCTGTGGGCATTTCCGCTGTTTGATGATGAGGGTAAGTATCGAGGCTTTCGTGCCATTGTAGCTGCTGAAGACGATCGCTTCTTTGCTC